In the Deinococcota bacterium genome, one interval contains:
- a CDS encoding iron ABC transporter permease — MHTSLTRAQGARRQRWRWTPLLLSSLALLGVMVVATGVGSVRLAPALVLTAVWHGVTGELVGSGDTIVWQIRLPRVLLAALVGASLALAGVVYQGIFRNPLADPYLLGVASGAGFGAALVIAFAAAVPWLAALGVPLAAFASALLTVALVMTLARQGRSLPLVALILAGVVVGSSLTAATSFMMLMAREQAVTVLAWLLGSFGLASWGKLVSVLPFVFVAGLVTLMSARALNLMQLGDEQAAQLGLPVEAFKRALIVVATLATAAAVSVSGIIGFVGLMVPHAVRLAFGPDHRLLVPLAALWGALFMVLADLLARTLISPAEIPVGVVTALAGGPFFLYLLRRQGRRTA, encoded by the coding sequence GTGCACACTTCCCTGACGAGAGCGCAGGGTGCGCGGCGCCAGCGCTGGCGCTGGACGCCCCTGCTCCTCTCCAGCCTGGCGCTCCTCGGGGTGATGGTGGTGGCGACGGGGGTGGGCTCGGTCCGCCTCGCGCCCGCCCTGGTCCTGACGGCGGTCTGGCACGGGGTCACGGGCGAGCTCGTCGGCAGCGGCGACACCATCGTCTGGCAGATCCGCCTGCCGCGCGTCTTGCTGGCGGCGCTCGTGGGCGCTTCGCTGGCGCTGGCGGGCGTGGTCTACCAGGGCATCTTTCGCAACCCGCTGGCCGACCCCTACCTCCTCGGCGTGGCCAGCGGCGCGGGCTTCGGCGCCGCGCTGGTGATCGCCTTTGCCGCCGCCGTGCCCTGGCTGGCCGCGCTCGGGGTGCCGCTGGCGGCCTTCGCCTCCGCTCTCCTGACCGTGGCCCTGGTGATGACGCTGGCGCGGCAGGGCCGGAGCTTGCCGCTGGTCGCGCTCATCTTGGCGGGCGTGGTGGTGGGCTCGAGCCTGACGGCCGCCACCTCGTTCATGATGCTCATGGCGCGCGAGCAGGCGGTCACGGTGCTGGCCTGGCTCCTGGGCTCCTTTGGCTTGGCGAGCTGGGGCAAGCTCGTCTCGGTCCTGCCCTTCGTCTTCGTCGCCGGCTTGGTGACGCTCATGTCGGCTCGCGCCCTCAACCTGATGCAGCTCGGCGACGAGCAGGCCGCGCAGCTCGGCCTGCCCGTCGAAGCCTTCAAGAGGGCGCTCATCGTGGTGGCGACGCTCGCCACCGCGGCGGCGGTGAGCGTCTCGGGCATCATCGGCTTCGTCGGCCTGATGGTGCCGCACGCGGTGAGGCTGGCCTTTGGCCCCGACCACCGCCTGCTGGTGCCGCTGGCGGCGCTGTGGGGCGCGCTCTTCATGGTTCTGGCCGACCTCCTGGCGCGCACGCTCATCTCGCCCGCCGAGATTCCCGTCGGCGTCGTCACCGCCTTGGCCGGGGGTCCCTTCTTTCTCTACCTGCTGCGCCGGC